DNA from Pelotomaculum isophthalicicum JI:
CGGATGCTGTGGCAATAGCCGTGCATACACCGGTGGGAGTGATTATTTACACTGGTGACTTTAAATTTGACCAGACCCCGGTCGACGGCCAGGTTACTGATTTTCACCGGCTGGCTCAGTTGGGTGACAAAGGTGTATTGGTTTTGCTGTCGGATAGCACCAACGCTGAAATACCAGGATACACCCTTTCTGAGCGAATGGTGGGAAATACTTTTGATGAAACCTTTCGCCAGGCTACTGAGCGGATTATTATCGCCACATTTGCGTCAAATGTGCACAGGCTCCAGCAAGCCATCCAGGTAGCTCACAGGCAGAACCGCAAGGTTGCCGTAGTGGGACGTAGCATGGTTAATGTGGTCAGTGTGGCTTACGAACTCGGATATCTTCATATTCCCGAGAACACGATGGTCGAGTTAGATGAGGCAAACCGTCTGCCGAGACATAAGGTGGTAATTTTAACAACAGGCAGTCAGGGAGAACCGATGTCGGCTTTGACGAGAATAGCCTTGTCAGATCATAAACAGGTAGATATTGTACCGGGCGACACGGTTATTATTTCGGCCACTCCTATCCCCGGAAACGAAAAGGTGGTTGCCCGGATTATAGACCAGCTTTTCAAACAAGGAGCGTATGTTATTTACGAATCGGCTTCAAGTATTCACGTATCAGGACATCCGTGCCAGGAAGACCTCAAAATGATGATTAACCTGGTTCGCCCCAAGTTTTTTGTACCTGTGCACGGGGAATACAGAATGCTCATTAAGCACGCTGAACTGGCCAAAGAAGTTGGGGTTTTGCCGGGGAATGTTTTTGTGGCGGAAAATGGCCAGGTATTGGAATTCACCCGCCGCGCCGGGCGAATCAACGGCAAGGTAACGGCTGGAAAAGTGCTT
Protein-coding regions in this window:
- a CDS encoding ribonuclease J, translating into MARDPKLSLIPLGGLGEIGKNMMAVRFGENILVIDCGLMFPEEEMLGIDIVIPDITYLLDNRELVRGIVLTHGHEDHIGALPYVLRQLNVPVYGTRLTLGLLQGKLKERNVDAALNSVKPRDIVQIGPFRVEFIKVSHSIPDAVAIAVHTPVGVIIYTGDFKFDQTPVDGQVTDFHRLAQLGDKGVLVLLSDSTNAEIPGYTLSERMVGNTFDETFRQATERIIIATFASNVHRLQQAIQVAHRQNRKVAVVGRSMVNVVSVAYELGYLHIPENTMVELDEANRLPRHKVVILTTGSQGEPMSALTRIALSDHKQVDIVPGDTVIISATPIPGNEKVVARIIDQLFKQGAYVIYESASSIHVSGHPCQEDLKMMINLVRPKFFVPVHGEYRMLIKHAELAKEVGVLPGNVFVAENGQVLEFTRRAGRINGKVTAGKVLVDGLGVGDVGNIVLRDRKQLSQDGILIVVVTINREAGLIVAGPDIVSRGFVYVRESEELLEEARIKVRNALDICTERGVSEWSAIKSQVREVLGKFLYEKTRRRPMILPIIMEV